A genomic region of Roseofilum casamattae BLCC-M143 contains the following coding sequences:
- a CDS encoding glycosyltransferase translates to MTVKLSAIICTHNRDRYLGAAIDSLLEQDYPNFEVIVVDNASSDRTSEVIESKQPHPLLKSVYEPVTGLSVARNTGAQTATGEILAYLDDDAIASRSWLSCLARAYAENEKLAIAGGKVTLIWPEGISPPSWLSDGLAGNLGAYDLGDEIQLITQPNLTPRGLNYSLRRSFLEEIGGFDPNLGRVGKKLLSNEELVMTELALKSGWQVAYLPQALVQHNVAPERINRAWFLRRGWWQGVSECYREQLSNRAGMGQFSRAGERIVRGLYKSVKFFRDPALRFDNFVYAYGQIGYLVTAIEGMRSQNSSVE, encoded by the coding sequence ATGACTGTGAAACTTTCAGCTATTATTTGCACTCATAATCGCGATCGCTATCTGGGAGCGGCGATTGATAGTTTGCTCGAGCAGGATTATCCGAATTTCGAGGTTATTGTCGTTGATAATGCTTCGAGCGATCGCACCAGCGAGGTAATTGAGTCGAAACAACCTCACCCGTTGCTGAAATCTGTCTACGAACCGGTGACGGGGTTGTCGGTGGCGCGGAATACGGGCGCGCAAACGGCGACGGGAGAGATTTTAGCCTATTTGGATGACGATGCGATCGCCTCTCGGTCGTGGTTGAGTTGTCTGGCGCGGGCTTATGCTGAGAATGAGAAATTGGCGATCGCGGGTGGAAAAGTGACGCTGATTTGGCCGGAAGGAATTAGCCCGCCAAGTTGGCTTTCCGACGGTTTAGCGGGCAATCTCGGGGCGTACGACCTGGGCGACGAGATCCAACTCATTACCCAGCCCAATCTCACTCCTCGGGGCTTAAATTACTCCTTGCGGCGCAGTTTCCTCGAGGAGATTGGCGGATTTGACCCCAACTTGGGACGAGTGGGGAAAAAGTTGCTCTCCAATGAAGAATTAGTGATGACCGAATTGGCTTTAAAATCTGGATGGCAAGTGGCTTATCTTCCCCAGGCTTTAGTGCAACATAATGTGGCTCCCGAACGGATTAATCGCGCCTGGTTTTTGCGTCGGGGATGGTGGCAAGGAGTGAGCGAATGTTACCGCGAACAACTGAGCAACCGCGCCGGAATGGGTCAATTTTCGCGAGCGGGAGAGCGCATTGTTCGAGGGTTGTATAAGTCCGTAAAATTCTTTCGCGATCCTGCCCTGCGGTTCGATAACTTTGTTTATGCTTACGGTCAAATTGGGTATTTGGTGACGGCAATTGAAGGAATGCGATCGCAAAACTCATCCGTTGAGTAA
- a CDS encoding glycosyltransferase family 2 protein: MTSESSKLPVSILIPAKDEEDNIAACLNSVAPADEVFVVDSQSGDRTVEIAERMGANVVQFQFNGSWPKKKNWSLDNLPFRNEWVLIVDCDERITPALWEQIAEAIQNPEMNGYYLNRRVIFLGAWIRHGGRYPDWNLRLFRHQKGRYENLNVEDVRNAGDNEVHEHVILEGNVGYLQEDMLHEDFRDIYAWLARHNRYSNWEAKVYYNLIEGMDEGNTIGANLFGDAVQRKRWLKKIWVRLPFKPALRFVLHYIIQLGFLDGRAGFIYSTLLSHYEYNIGVKLFELRQFGGHINPAKKQSSVSESATTHVKSPIQS; the protein is encoded by the coding sequence ATGACCTCTGAATCTTCTAAACTCCCGGTTTCGATTTTAATTCCGGCAAAAGATGAAGAAGACAACATTGCAGCTTGCCTCAACAGCGTTGCACCAGCAGATGAAGTATTTGTCGTCGATTCGCAAAGTGGCGATCGCACGGTAGAAATTGCAGAACGTATGGGCGCCAATGTCGTCCAATTCCAGTTTAATGGATCGTGGCCCAAAAAGAAAAATTGGTCGTTGGATAACTTACCATTTCGCAATGAATGGGTGTTGATTGTCGATTGCGACGAACGGATTACCCCAGCACTTTGGGAACAGATTGCCGAAGCGATTCAAAATCCAGAGATGAACGGCTATTATCTCAATCGTAGAGTCATTTTCCTCGGAGCTTGGATTCGCCACGGCGGACGCTATCCCGATTGGAATTTACGCTTGTTTCGGCATCAGAAAGGACGGTATGAAAATCTCAATGTTGAAGATGTGAGAAATGCAGGAGATAATGAAGTTCACGAGCACGTAATTCTTGAGGGGAATGTAGGGTATTTGCAAGAAGATATGCTCCATGAAGATTTCCGCGATATTTATGCTTGGCTCGCTCGCCACAACCGCTACTCCAACTGGGAAGCCAAGGTTTACTATAACCTGATTGAAGGCATGGACGAAGGCAACACTATTGGTGCTAACTTGTTTGGAGATGCCGTACAGCGGAAGCGATGGCTGAAGAAAATTTGGGTGCGTTTGCCTTTTAAACCCGCACTTCGGTTTGTTTTGCACTACATTATCCAACTGGGATTTCTCGACGGTCGAGCTGGGTTTATCTATTCCACTCTGCTCAGTCACTACGAATACAATATCGGGGTAAAATTATTCGAGCTGCGTCAATTTGGCGGCCATATTAACCCTGCAAAAAAACAATCATCGGTATCTGAATCTGCAACGACTCATGTCAAGTCTCCCATCCAATCCTGA
- the hpsU gene encoding hormogonium polysaccharide biosynthesis acetyltransferase HpsU, giving the protein MSSLPSNPEPESSIDINSTSWVDLRQYSQAGFDRGRPAWYIVLWWLIQGVVFPLTLHNAHGIRVRLLRWFGAQIGDGVVIRPSARFTYPWKVEIGDYSWIGEDVVFYSLETIKIGRHCVISQKSYLCTGSHNIEDSSFPLVTSPICMGNGVWVATDCFVAPGVEIGSNTVVGARSSVFRSLPAAYICWGTPAKPRTPRIFDRT; this is encoded by the coding sequence ATGTCAAGTCTCCCATCCAATCCTGAACCGGAATCTTCTATCGATATAAACTCTACTTCTTGGGTCGATTTGCGTCAATATAGTCAAGCCGGTTTCGATCGAGGCCGGCCGGCTTGGTATATCGTGCTTTGGTGGTTGATTCAAGGCGTTGTTTTTCCGTTAACCTTGCATAATGCTCATGGCATTCGAGTGCGTCTTTTGCGTTGGTTTGGCGCCCAGATCGGAGATGGTGTCGTGATTCGGCCGAGCGCTCGGTTTACTTATCCTTGGAAAGTGGAAATCGGGGATTATAGTTGGATTGGTGAAGATGTGGTTTTCTATAGTCTAGAAACCATAAAAATCGGTCGGCATTGTGTTATTTCGCAAAAGAGCTATCTTTGTACCGGTTCCCACAATATTGAAGACTCCTCATTTCCCCTCGTCACTTCCCCTATTTGCATGGGTAATGGGGTATGGGTGGCAACAGACTGTTTTGTGGCGCCAGGGGTTGAGATTGGGTCAAATACGGTGGTTGGCGCTCGCAGTAGCGTGTTCCGCAGTTTGCCAGCAGCCTATATATGTTGGGGAACTCCAGCTAAACCTCGTACCCCTCGAATATTCGATCGGACTTGA
- the proX gene encoding glycine betaine/L-proline ABC transporter substrate-binding protein ProX: MKSIRDGFVKFLGVGAISTTLLLGAIACQAPPSNGDRATETTDLPGAGISVQPGRSTVQGAHFQIIIINKALEQLGYTIKEAKELEPAPIFVAVGNADVDYIANAWEKIHTKYYENSGGDEKLIKAGVLVRDALQGYQIDKETAEKYNITSIEQLNDPEIAKLFDTDGNGKANLTGCNPGWGCESAIEHHLDAYGLRDFIDHDRGQYFALMADTITRYESGKPILFYTWTPMWVGSILKPGTDTIWLSVPYTDLPEVQGELSENETTVDGTNLGFAIDRIRIVANKEFAEKNPAARKLFEVVQIPIEDINAQNRLLRDGENTPEDVDRHANEWIANNQELFDSWIETAKQVE, from the coding sequence ATGAAGTCAATAAGAGATGGTTTCGTTAAGTTTCTCGGTGTAGGAGCAATAAGTACAACATTACTCCTGGGTGCGATCGCCTGCCAAGCTCCTCCGTCAAACGGCGATCGTGCCACCGAAACCACCGATTTACCAGGTGCAGGAATATCCGTTCAACCCGGACGTTCTACAGTTCAAGGAGCGCACTTTCAAATCATAATTATTAATAAAGCTTTAGAGCAATTGGGTTACACCATTAAAGAGGCGAAAGAACTCGAACCCGCTCCAATATTTGTGGCTGTAGGAAATGCCGACGTGGATTATATTGCGAATGCCTGGGAAAAAATCCACACTAAGTATTATGAAAATAGTGGTGGCGATGAAAAATTAATTAAAGCTGGAGTGTTGGTTCGCGATGCGCTACAAGGGTATCAAATTGATAAAGAAACAGCAGAGAAATACAATATTACGAGTATCGAACAGTTAAACGATCCGGAGATTGCCAAACTGTTCGATACGGATGGCAATGGAAAAGCAAATTTAACCGGATGTAATCCCGGTTGGGGATGCGAATCGGCGATCGAACACCATTTAGATGCTTACGGTTTGCGAGATTTCATCGACCACGATCGCGGTCAATATTTTGCGTTAATGGCAGATACAATTACTCGCTATGAAAGTGGGAAGCCGATTCTATTCTACACCTGGACTCCAATGTGGGTGGGTAGTATTTTAAAACCGGGAACCGATACCATTTGGTTGAGCGTTCCTTATACCGATTTGCCAGAAGTGCAAGGAGAATTATCGGAAAACGAGACAACAGTAGATGGGACGAACTTAGGGTTTGCGATCGATCGCATCAGAATTGTAGCAAATAAAGAGTTTGCCGAGAAAAATCCGGCGGCTCGCAAGCTATTTGAAGTGGTACAAATTCCAATTGAAGATATTAACGCACAGAATCGTCTTTTGCGCGATGGAGAGAATACACCGGAAGATGTTGACCGTCATGCTAATGAGTGGATCGCCAATAATCAAGAGTTATTCGATAGTTGGATAGAGACGGCCAAGCAGGTCGAGTGA
- a CDS encoding DUF3370 domain-containing protein has protein sequence MLPLVPFFVLAQIPINPPADITPIPINPAPRRSPAPTPSPAPAPQPVPTPTPPPLPPPERLTPLEQIPKLQPLPQFESLQPTEIRPLPGELDKVPVFNSNSPELVKTEGILLSTFPQQGMRSPQAHLNYPLEGRFDIFSHHISRARTRAEIRSFFQGILIYNPTDKPITLKVLEGASYLTRPDAIYVKLPPMVDNPLGTVFSGPGSRVTSDVLRRRRQGNWPDTMVIAPGEVKQLMNLPMPAGTVLPTSNGRSTLLRVHTDGPVHVANLAMLSPKNPDGTERVPTLDEWKRLLVNGTLSGPRDRRPTPLDRKSVRVPAQIIYGRVAGVSQGSQWEATLTDTPQSEDLTIAPPGRAIAYGLSLLHRGRLGTGQIQSAPMLVRYPDTAYYAHGNYGVEYNLTLPLHNNTDRTHKVTIALQTPLKDDATQGLLMFLEPPEDRIFFRGTVRVRHQTTERASTERYVHLVQQRGQQGETLLELTMQPGDRQQVQVDLIYPPDATPPQVLTVETQSSP, from the coding sequence ATGCTGCCATTGGTTCCTTTCTTCGTTCTCGCTCAAATTCCCATCAATCCCCCTGCCGATATTACTCCCATTCCTATCAATCCCGCTCCCAGGCGATCGCCAGCTCCCACGCCGTCTCCCGCACCGGCTCCACAACCGGTTCCGACTCCTACCCCCCCTCCTCTTCCACCACCAGAGCGGCTGACACCCTTAGAGCAAATTCCCAAACTCCAGCCTCTCCCACAATTTGAATCCCTACAACCGACGGAGATCCGGCCCCTTCCGGGAGAATTGGATAAGGTTCCCGTATTTAATAGCAACAGTCCGGAACTGGTGAAAACCGAAGGGATTCTTTTATCTACGTTTCCGCAGCAGGGAATGCGTTCTCCCCAAGCTCATCTCAATTATCCTCTAGAAGGACGATTTGATATTTTCTCCCATCATATTTCTCGCGCTCGAACTCGTGCGGAAATTCGCTCATTTTTTCAAGGTATTTTAATTTATAATCCCACCGATAAACCGATTACCCTAAAAGTCCTGGAAGGAGCGAGCTATCTCACTCGGCCGGACGCGATTTATGTGAAGTTACCGCCGATGGTTGATAATCCTTTGGGAACCGTGTTTTCCGGGCCGGGAAGTCGGGTGACCAGCGATGTATTGCGCCGTCGCAGGCAGGGAAACTGGCCGGATACGATGGTTATTGCTCCGGGGGAAGTGAAGCAGTTAATGAATTTACCCATGCCTGCCGGAACCGTGTTGCCTACATCTAACGGACGGTCTACTTTGCTGCGGGTGCATACGGACGGGCCGGTGCATGTAGCGAATTTGGCGATGCTCTCTCCGAAAAATCCCGACGGCACGGAACGAGTCCCGACGTTAGACGAATGGAAACGGTTATTGGTCAATGGTACGTTATCGGGTCCGCGCGATCGCCGTCCCACTCCTTTGGATCGCAAGTCGGTTAGAGTTCCAGCTCAGATTATTTACGGTCGCGTCGCTGGGGTATCTCAAGGATCGCAATGGGAGGCAACCCTAACAGATACTCCGCAGTCCGAGGATTTGACGATCGCGCCTCCGGGTCGGGCGATCGCCTACGGTCTCAGTTTACTCCATCGAGGCCGCTTGGGCACGGGACAGATCCAAAGCGCGCCCATGTTGGTTCGCTATCCGGATACGGCCTATTACGCTCACGGCAATTATGGAGTGGAATATAATCTAACATTGCCCTTGCATAACAACACCGATCGAACGCACAAGGTAACTATTGCCCTGCAAACCCCTTTGAAAGATGATGCCACTCAAGGACTATTAATGTTTCTCGAACCCCCAGAAGACCGAATTTTCTTCCGAGGAACCGTGCGCGTGCGCCATCAAACTACTGAAAGAGCTTCCACAGAACGCTACGTGCATTTGGTGCAACAACGGGGACAGCAAGGAGAAACCTTACTCGAGTTAACCATGCAACCGGGCGATCGCCAACAGGTACAGGTCGATCTCATTTATCCTCCTGATGCGACACCTCCCCAAGTATTGACCGTCGAAACCCAAAGCTCGCCCTAG
- a CDS encoding DUF4336 domain-containing protein, with protein MSDLSWPFWPVLPLYPYGKRRTLRQEIVKDTIWTFDQLQGIFYVVVPIRMTVIRLASGGLLVYAPVAPTPECIQLVNELVDRHGDVEYIILPTVSGLEHKVFVGPFARRFPKAQVFVAPHQWSFPINLPLTWLGLPGNRTQILPSRSEEAPFSPDFDYHTLGPIDLGPGQFEEVALYHRATKTVCLTDTIISISAEPPAIAQLDPYPLLFHAKESAADPMIDTPENRRKGWQRICLFALYFQPSALQPIDWPKILRSALTAPDRSKSAYFGLFPFEWAANWQRSFQPLPERLWVAPVLQTLILNRSPHITLDWVNQITAWDFERLIPCHFTAPISAQPNEVQQAFSFLKQDTLMSYALPQEDFELLQTIEELLSERGIIPPTGSNVR; from the coding sequence TTGAGCGACCTGTCTTGGCCCTTTTGGCCCGTACTCCCCCTCTATCCCTATGGCAAACGGCGCACCCTCCGCCAAGAAATCGTCAAAGACACGATTTGGACATTTGACCAGCTTCAGGGGATCTTTTACGTTGTCGTTCCCATCCGGATGACTGTCATTAGGCTCGCTTCTGGAGGGTTACTCGTCTATGCTCCCGTTGCCCCAACCCCCGAATGCATACAACTGGTAAACGAACTCGTCGATCGCCACGGAGACGTAGAATATATCATTCTCCCCACGGTCTCCGGACTCGAACATAAAGTCTTCGTCGGCCCCTTCGCGCGCCGTTTTCCCAAAGCGCAAGTCTTCGTCGCTCCCCATCAATGGAGTTTCCCCATCAACTTGCCCCTCACTTGGTTGGGACTGCCCGGAAATCGCACTCAGATTCTCCCCTCTCGGAGCGAGGAAGCCCCCTTCAGCCCAGACTTTGACTATCATACCCTAGGGCCGATTGACTTAGGGCCGGGACAATTTGAAGAAGTCGCCTTGTATCATCGCGCCACTAAGACAGTCTGCCTCACCGATACCATTATCTCTATTTCTGCAGAACCGCCGGCGATCGCCCAACTCGACCCTTATCCCCTGCTGTTCCACGCCAAAGAAAGCGCCGCAGACCCCATGATAGATACTCCGGAAAATCGGCGTAAAGGATGGCAGCGCATTTGCCTCTTCGCTCTCTACTTCCAACCCAGCGCCCTGCAACCCATTGACTGGCCGAAAATTCTGCGCAGCGCCCTCACAGCACCAGACCGCTCCAAATCCGCTTATTTCGGTCTCTTTCCCTTCGAGTGGGCCGCAAACTGGCAGCGCTCCTTTCAACCTCTCCCCGAGCGTCTCTGGGTCGCTCCCGTCCTGCAAACTCTGATTCTCAACCGCAGTCCGCACATTACCCTGGACTGGGTTAACCAAATTACTGCTTGGGACTTCGAGCGCTTAATTCCCTGCCATTTCACCGCTCCTATTTCCGCACAACCCAATGAAGTGCAACAAGCCTTCTCTTTCCTCAAGCAGGATACTCTCATGTCCTACGCTCTGCCCCAAGAAGACTTTGAACTGTTACAAACCATTGAAGAGCTTTTATCCGAACGCGGGATTATTCCTCCAACTGGCTCAAACGTTCGATAA
- a CDS encoding CHASE domain-containing protein: protein MYFLKQYRNTAAIGLMGIIVSITASIVVYQAEVSKSRDRFEQQSTVLVGTLQNQLDGYVQLTRSMGAFLRARSRVNQTEFQEFSQTLLPYYDGLLGLGWVSQVKAGERQSYEEQFFPIKEWDDTGNFIAAGDRDVYFPTTHLEPLEQWENYLGWDASSDPKRLLSLEKAKYSGVSVSTPLVTLESGNPGFVLYYPVLSSDETFEGAVFSVYELQSWVETAIANLDLNNINFYIYELPEDQLDSALNKTSVTATEGFLIAYKNRDGKLTQSVADARLENLENGLSQCPYNSQWQSCIRSIAIARQEFSLLVLPTAGYSLALVRAGTVLLFSLLATGSLVMYLAIANWTKLNLESKNQQLETLLQELQQSQLQLIQTEKMSSLGRLVAGVAHEINNPVNFISGNLEYAQTYFREILSLVDLYQKEYPQPKESIAIAIEDIELDFLAKDLPDLLDSMQLGTERLRTIVLSLRNFSRLDESEVKDVDIHLGIDNTLVILNSRLTCQGNRREIKIVKEYGDLPLIECCAGQINQVFMNILGNAIDALEEFILSTPETIIEPAIVIKTAQAGENWITIQISDNGPGIPEEIQSRLFDPFFTTKPIGKGTGLGLSISYQVITEKHGGTLVCSSTINEGTMFTIGLPIVRSKEMLSVREISFAEGVSVAPKVA, encoded by the coding sequence GTGTATTTTTTGAAACAATATCGAAATACGGCCGCGATCGGCTTAATGGGGATTATCGTCTCGATTACTGCCAGTATTGTGGTTTATCAAGCAGAAGTGTCGAAAAGCCGCGATCGCTTCGAGCAACAATCTACAGTTCTGGTGGGAACCTTACAAAACCAACTCGACGGCTATGTTCAGTTAACCCGCTCCATGGGAGCGTTTTTGAGAGCGCGCTCTCGAGTAAATCAGACGGAATTTCAAGAATTTTCGCAGACCTTGTTGCCTTACTATGACGGCTTATTGGGTTTGGGATGGGTCTCACAGGTCAAAGCTGGAGAGCGCCAGAGCTACGAAGAGCAATTTTTTCCCATCAAAGAATGGGATGACACTGGCAATTTTATCGCAGCCGGCGATCGCGATGTTTACTTCCCCACCACTCACCTCGAACCTCTGGAACAATGGGAGAACTACCTCGGTTGGGATGCCAGTTCCGATCCCAAGCGCTTGCTCTCTCTCGAGAAAGCCAAATATTCAGGAGTGAGTGTCAGCACTCCGTTAGTGACCTTAGAGAGTGGCAACCCTGGCTTTGTGTTGTACTATCCCGTATTGAGTTCGGATGAAACTTTTGAAGGAGCAGTCTTTAGCGTCTACGAACTGCAAAGTTGGGTCGAAACTGCGATCGCTAATCTGGATCTCAACAACATAAATTTCTACATCTATGAATTACCTGAAGATCAATTAGATTCAGCCTTAAATAAAACAAGTGTTACCGCGACTGAAGGATTTTTAATTGCTTATAAAAACCGCGATGGGAAATTGACCCAATCCGTGGCAGACGCGCGATTAGAAAATTTAGAAAATGGATTATCTCAATGTCCTTATAATTCGCAATGGCAATCTTGCATTCGTTCCATCGCGATCGCCAGGCAGGAATTTTCATTATTAGTGTTGCCAACGGCAGGATATTCTCTCGCTCTCGTGCGGGCGGGAACCGTACTGCTCTTCAGCCTGCTCGCCACAGGATCCTTAGTGATGTATTTGGCGATCGCGAACTGGACTAAGTTAAATTTGGAAAGCAAAAATCAGCAATTAGAAACATTATTGCAAGAGCTACAACAATCGCAACTGCAACTCATCCAAACCGAAAAAATGTCCAGTTTGGGAAGATTGGTTGCTGGTGTCGCTCACGAAATTAATAATCCGGTTAATTTTATTTCGGGAAATCTTGAATACGCCCAAACGTATTTCCGAGAAATTTTAAGCCTGGTCGATCTTTATCAGAAAGAATATCCTCAGCCCAAGGAATCGATCGCTATTGCGATTGAAGATATAGAATTAGATTTTTTAGCTAAAGATTTACCGGATTTATTAGATTCAATGCAGCTCGGAACCGAACGCCTGCGCACAATCGTCTTGTCACTGCGTAATTTTTCGCGATTGGATGAATCCGAGGTAAAAGATGTGGATATTCATCTGGGTATTGATAATACTTTAGTGATTTTAAATAGTCGTCTTACCTGCCAAGGAAACCGCCGAGAAATTAAAATTGTTAAAGAGTACGGCGATCTACCGTTAATCGAATGTTGTGCCGGTCAAATCAACCAAGTATTTATGAATATTTTAGGCAATGCTATTGATGCCTTAGAAGAATTTATCTTATCTACGCCGGAAACAATAATCGAACCTGCGATCGTAATTAAAACAGCCCAAGCTGGCGAAAACTGGATTACTATCCAAATTTCAGATAATGGTCCGGGCATTCCAGAAGAGATTCAAAGTCGGTTATTCGATCCATTTTTCACGACCAAACCTATTGGTAAGGGAACGGGACTCGGACTGTCGATTAGCTATCAAGTGATTACCGAGAAACATGGAGGAACATTAGTCTGTTCGTCTACCATAAATGAAGGAACGATGTTTACGATCGGGCTACCGATTGTTCGATCTAAAGAAATGCTATCAGTTAGGGAAATATCATTTGCTGAAGGTGTATCAGTCGCTCCTAAAGTAGCATAG
- a CDS encoding CHASE domain-containing protein: MYLFKHYRGIGIIGLVGIIISITASIVVYQAELSKSRDRFEQQSTVLVGRLQSELDSYIQLTRSMGAFFNARSQVNRKEFQEFSQILLPYYNGLLGLGWAPQVEAGERQSYEEQFAPIQEWNDDGDLIIAGDRDVYFPTTHLEPLERWKNYLGWDAGSDPKRSISLEKAGYLELSVSTPVVRLESGNLGFVLYHPVLSTDDTFQGAVFSLYELQRWIGTAIANLNLKNLDFYIYGLPEDRLDSALNKKTVSANEGFLIAYSAQNQILLQSVEEAQLDNLEDGSSQCPYNTQWEFCIHSINMAGRELSLLVLPTVGYSLALTRSLTMLTLSLLITGLLVMYLAFAHWTKLNLESKNKQLEELLQELQESQLQLIQTEKMSSLGRLVAGVAHEINNPVNFISGNLEYAQTYFREILDLIALYQKEYPQPKESIAIAIEDIELEFLAQDLPNLLDSMQLGTERLRTIVLSLRNFSRLDESEIKAVDIHLGIDNTLTILNSRLKAQEHRPEIQVFKDYGDLPLIKCYAGQINQVFMNILGNGIDALEECLQSEPSQTLEPAIAIKTLQIDENWIVIQISDNGPGIPEEVKSRLFDPFFTTKPIGKGTGLGLSIGYQIITEKHGGSLSCSSKIGEGTVFTISLPVSSLKDASSS, translated from the coding sequence TTGTATCTCTTCAAACACTATCGAGGCATAGGGATTATTGGTTTAGTCGGGATTATCATCTCAATTACTGCCAGCATTGTCGTTTATCAGGCAGAACTATCGAAAAGCCGAGATCGCTTCGAGCAACAATCTACAGTTCTCGTTGGCAGGCTACAAAGCGAACTCGACAGCTATATCCAGTTAACCCGCTCGATGGGGGCTTTCTTCAACGCTCGCTCTCAAGTCAATCGTAAGGAGTTCCAAGAATTTTCGCAGATTTTATTACCCTATTATAATGGCTTATTGGGTTTGGGTTGGGCGCCGCAGGTAGAAGCTGGAGAGCGCCAGAGTTATGAAGAGCAGTTTGCTCCAATCCAGGAATGGAACGACGATGGTGACTTGATTATAGCTGGCGATCGCGATGTTTACTTCCCCACCACTCATCTCGAACCTCTAGAACGGTGGAAAAACTATCTCGGTTGGGATGCCGGTTCCGATCCCAAACGCTCGATCTCCCTAGAAAAAGCCGGATATTTAGAGCTAAGTGTTAGCACTCCAGTAGTGAGATTAGAAAGTGGTAACCTTGGTTTTGTTTTGTATCATCCGGTGTTGAGTACTGATGACACATTTCAAGGAGCTGTTTTTAGCTTATACGAACTGCAACGTTGGATAGGAACTGCGATCGCTAATTTGAATCTGAAAAATCTAGATTTTTACATCTATGGATTGCCTGAAGATCGATTAGATTCCGCCTTAAATAAAAAAACTGTTAGTGCCAATGAAGGCTTTTTAATTGCTTACAGCGCCCAAAACCAAATCCTACTCCAATCTGTAGAAGAGGCACAACTCGATAATCTGGAAGATGGATCGTCTCAATGTCCTTACAATACTCAATGGGAATTTTGCATTCATTCTATTAATATGGCCGGGCGAGAGCTATCTTTACTCGTATTACCAACAGTAGGATATTCTCTCGCTCTTACCCGATCGCTCACTATGCTTACTCTAAGTTTGCTTATAACAGGACTATTAGTGATGTATTTGGCGTTCGCACACTGGACAAAATTAAATCTGGAAAGTAAGAATAAACAATTAGAAGAGTTATTACAAGAACTACAAGAATCGCAGCTCCAACTCATCCAAACTGAAAAAATGTCGAGTTTGGGTCGATTAGTGGCTGGCGTCGCTCACGAAATCAATAATCCAGTTAATTTTATTTCGGGAAATCTTGAATATGCCCAAACTTATTTTCGAGAAATATTAGATCTTATCGCTCTTTATCAAAAAGAATATCCTCAACCGAAAGAATCTATCGCCATTGCGATTGAAGATATAGAATTAGAATTTTTAGCTCAAGATTTGCCCAATTTATTAGATTCGATGCAGTTGGGAACCGAACGGCTGCGCACAATTGTCTTGTCACTGCGTAATTTCTCCCGGTTGGATGAATCCGAGATCAAAGCTGTAGATATTCATTTAGGTATTGACAATACCTTAACGATTTTAAATAGTCGCCTCAAGGCTCAAGAACATCGTCCGGAAATTCAAGTTTTTAAAGACTATGGAGATCTCCCGTTAATTAAATGCTATGCCGGTCAAATCAACCAAGTATTCATGAATATCTTAGGTAATGGCATTGATGCCTTAGAAGAATGTTTGCAATCTGAACCGTCTCAGACACTCGAGCCTGCGATCGCAATTAAAACACTCCAAATTGATGAGAACTGGATTGTTATCCAAATCTCGGATAATGGCCCGGGGATTCCAGAAGAGGTTAAATCGCGACTGTTCGATCCATTTTTCACGACCAAACCTATTGGTAAAGGGACGGGACTAGGACTATCGATTGGCTATCAAATTATTACAGAGAAGCATGGGGGATCGCTATCCTGCTCCTCGAAAATTGGCGAAGGAACGGTGTTTACTATTAGTCTGCCAGTTTCTAGCCTCAAAGATGCGTCATCCAGTTAA